Below is a genomic region from Nilaparvata lugens isolate BPH chromosome 8, ASM1435652v1, whole genome shotgun sequence.
TTAAATGTGACAATGAATcctatttttcaacaatgaatgtCCACATTATTTgactcaaaaattaatttaaacacAACTCTATGTAGTCCTTAcatcaaatgttgttgaaattatattttttgctgacaaataaatataaattttcatttgaatcaAACTCAGTTTATTTTTAATAGTAATAGTATTGATAAAAAACTTATAAATTTCTGTACggtatatgaaaatattgtgcATTTGGTTTTTTCAGGTTTTGGAGCAAATATTAGGCAATTTGGACTTACAAGAGCTTAGTGAAGTAATCTGGAAAGTCGAGGACAGATGGTTCCAGGCAGTTCACAACATAATTTGCAGAGGATTCTGCGATTTTGGTCCGGGATTAATGCAAAAGCTGGAAGATGTGAAATACAAACTCCTACACGCTCAATCTGATACAAGATTTGAGGATCATGAATTAGTATTGGTAGCTGAGTATTCTTTTCTGCAGGTACGGTAATTTGAAAAGTGAGATATTTCAATAGAGAAAAATGCGGTGCCATATCTCTAAGAAATATAGTTGATTAAATGATTGATTGGTTGTCTTTATAAAGAGTGGGACTTCATAACATTATCcttttaagctgcgtttacatcaaagctattatcaaaatgtttattatagattctattagattgaacggaacttgacaaacacataatgttcatcatgtgaAAATAGTTTTGAGCTTATCCCTTGTGGCCACTACTGCTCAATAGTTTGACTATATTAATCAAAGTttatcattgaatgaaattgaaagaataactTTTGTATTTGATGAAGCTTGAgtctactctactctaccactcaAACATAAAGGAAAGGTATTGTTCATTAGGgaagattgtttatttttactattccaCTGTTAtgcaaatatattttcattgtagTCCCTTCTgcttgaaaaatggaaaataattatattgataaaatattttctatttttcagtacAAATATTGTATCACTACATTTAACCctggaaatattttatcattattcattcaatttatttatacgtgCTTATCTTTTTGGGAGTGGATTTTTAATGCTAACATGAGCCTTCAACGAAACagtcaaacatattttttataattttctgcTTGATGTGAGTTAGGGTCAAAACATTGGGGCGGCGAAGGTGGTGGGTGGTGCAAAAGGTTGATGAAACTGCTGGAAAGTAATGCACGTGTATTTAAATGTGTCAAAACATGGTGGAAGGTCAAAGGTTTAGTAGAGCAGACATTTAGATACATGCATTATTTTCCAACTCTCAGTTACCGGCACCTAATATTGTAACAAACATAAATGAAGAAGTCTATCTAATCTAAAATTCACCTACTCCAGTACcctaccttcgccgctccactatgCTTTGTTAATGTTTTGATCCTAAGAAAGCTTCTTCAATAACGTACTCATTCCAAATAGGAGGAAAAGTTAATGAATATTTCAGTGGAATAAAATATCAGTGGACTAAAGTAGATAACTAtcttgtaaaaaaatatattgaaaatttattgaaaaagaaaaaagaaagaagaattcAATATTAGATAAAGAAATCAATACAATTTCAATActaaatacaatttcaaatatatatttattagtaTATAATTTTTCCTAGATTTTGAACTCTGAATACAAAGTAATCTACTCAATATTCTGGGACCACAGCATGAACAGTAATAATACAGAACTGATTTGCGAAGCAGGCGTTTGTCTAAaagaattcaaaaaattgttggATGGTTCCACGTTGGGTTTATGGAATTGGAGAGCGGAAAATATAACCACTGCACTGGACGATCTGAGAAACATGAACTCCAAATTTATTCACCATTTCTTCTGTCATATTTGGAATCCAAAAGAGGTTTGTAGCTGATATCCATCATTGATTAACACGtctaatttatttaaaacttaTTATTGTAATACTGTAAGAGCTCAACAGCTAACAGTAGCGGAGTTCCATTTAAAGAAAGAGATAGTGAGATCTATTTATTATAAGATGTCATGAAGTATAAATCAAAAGTTAATTTAGCAACTAATAATTTATGTTTATGGAGTTGCACAAATAGTGAGACGTTTCTTGattaattaaatacaaaatagaGTAGAACAATAAACGTAACAAGCATCTGGAAACACAACTACTATAAAAACAGATCTAAAGACACCCAACAATTCATCATTTAAGATGAACTATGAGCACTGGGGATTTTCAGTTGAATTGGTACAAAATATTAGAATTACCATCATCCATACATTAAGTAAAAACGATGTATTTTTCAATGGGTATAACGATCAACCCCTTAATTACAATTGGCTTTAAAATAATGAGATTTTTTCAGATAATTTAAGATAATATAAAACAATGAGATTTGTTCAATTCATACGgtacatttttattgaagaataaaatggaCGGAGAGTATAACGATCAACCCcttaataatttgaattgacttacagatgacatttttcaattatttttaaatttacaataaatagaTTTGTTCAATTAAgttatataatacatatttatattgaaggaaaaaatcGGACCATTGCTGCTTGGAATTTTTGATTGCTCGTTGAATTCAAACTATTTTATTCGAATTTCCCATGATGAGAATCAAGTGATCAGAGATGCGCCATGTCATATTTGCGGGTATGTTGATGACGTAGTAAAGcaattattgtattcaatagttaCAATTATTTTACTCATATTTGGTACCTATCAATTTGGCCAGTTACTTTGGCTCTAAAGtattaaggcccgccgcaaagtagacccacgctaatccacgaaaagcaacccacgccgtgggatgttttgtagaccattgctatagaattattcataatcaatcagctgacaagtggattattcgttacatgtattacacagatttCTGGAGAAgcttagcaatggtttacaaaacatcccacggcgtgggttgcttttcgtggattagcgtggttctactttgcggcgggcctaagtCTGGTGCTAATTCTTATCAATTTgagtagaaataaaaaattgtgaaattcacaCCATGAATAGAGATATTgcgatatttttccatattaagGGACAGTCTCTCTTTCTTTCCAccttaataaaaaaatgttctatATAAATTTTTCTGCTTTCctatagatttatataattcaaatcaatttttacAACTTAAATAAATTTGTATCCTTCCCCATCAGGGGAAACATGGAAGTGTTCTCCTTCACGTTATACAATTTATAGAAACAGTTACGAAGgaaaagaaaactattttcatttaatgaacAGTTCTCGATTAAGGATGGAAGTAAAGCCCATGAATGTCAGTCTGGGAATGTGACTAGAGATTTTCTAATGGAAACTacacaatattgaaaataataaaagtttaGTATTGTAATTAATTGAACTACAAATAATGTCCTAGGTAATGGAGCTGCTTAACTTATTGCAGCTTATCTACAACCAGATTTTCAAAAGTAATTTGTAGTCACGTTGAAAATGGTTGCAGGTAAGCACAGTTTGTACTGAggacaacaatattttatttagtccCATgtgtttcaattttatgaatctCTTCCAGCCATTATGAAATTCAAGACTCTGGTAATACATTAAGAAATTTATCTCCAGATCTATGGAGGAGAGCCAAAACTAGAAATATACGAATTTTGATCTGCAATCTATGTGATACCATCAGATGGGGCAACTTATTCTACATGCTAAGGTTGAGATGGGTAAGTTctctataattgaaattttttaaaaataaatgttaatttcaaccagtatataattataaaataaattgagtaGCTTATAGGATAATACCAGTATATCCAACTTATATTGCATATTTTTTGTTAGAAAATCATCCAAGCTTTATTTTCTGATAATATTTGAAGAACTTAGCAAATCGAGATTAAATCACTTCAGCgtgaaatgagaataattatattataccaAAATTCtcgaaaataaataaaatcgaaCACAAAggttttgctgtattgtgaagAAAgcacaaattcaaaaaatataccCTTAACTTTGTTAATACTGTAGTCGGGATTCACAGTTGAAAAAACACTATTATATATATGGATACTATAGACAGAGGAAGCACTATTTTATATAGTTGAGAAAATTAATCAAAAcatctcaattcaattaatgATAAAGCTGGCCTCGTGAACAACAGTGACAGTGGTggagtgaaaatataataatatattataaaaaattctcctaaatttgggagagaaataatacAGGGTATTCTCAGTATTACTCTCCCGATCTgagcttcattgtaaaaaaagaaagaaagaaaaaatatataattattataagttttAATGGCTAAGTGGGAATTATATTTCCAATGTTCACTTTTACTGTTGTGTGTGAATTCAGCCTTAGGTGGCTCTGTTAAatctgaataaatttttaataataattcttctctAAGACATCAAAATTTGTGTTACTTCTAAGGCGAGCATGGATAATGCGCTGGCTGGTAGGAGACGCGAGAAATTAATGgattatttgaatcaatttatGAGCAATTCAATCGACCAGAAAATTGAATCCGAGCAAGGATCAGTTATCATGAATTTCGTTTTTTCATAAGAAATCTTCAGTCCGACTTTTCCTGCTATTTCTCCCAAAGATGTTATTTGTTGCCGTGCTTCTGCTACTCCATTTGCAAGGAAAACCAAATCATCTGCAAAACCCAAGCAGTTAAGTTTGATGTTGCCTTTATGATAGCCAATTTGTATGGTTTCAGGATTAATTTCTCTCCATTTCCTAATGATGAATTCTAGAGCACAGTTAAAGAGTATTGGAGAGAGCCCATCGCCCTGTCTCAAGCCGGTTTTTATCTCAAATGCCTCAGACAGTTCTCCTCTGaactttatttttgattttgtatctgttaaagataattcaatcattttgaTCAACTTCGGGTTGAGACCCAAATGCCTTAAAATTTCCAGTAAAGATGGCCTATGGATGCTGTCATACGcttttttgaaatcaataaaagagaGTACTAGTTGTTTGCCTCGTTTCTTGTAATATTGCATGATTAATTTTAGCGTTAATATTTGGTCAGCGCAACTTCGCCACGGTCGGAAACCCCCCTGGTATTCTCCCAATTCTAGATCCAGCTGATCTttaattctgttgtaaattaTTCGCGACAGTATCTTATATGTGCAATCTAGAAGCGAAATTCCCCTGTAGTTATCAGGATTGCTTCTGTCGCCTTTTTTGTGCAGT
It encodes:
- the LOC111043313 gene encoding uncharacterized protein LOC111043313; translated protein: MSTTIENLPMEVLEQILGNLDLQELSEVIWKVEDRWFQAVHNIICRGFCDFGPGLMQKLEDVKYKLLHAQSDTRFEDHELVLVAEYSFLQILNSEYKVIYSIFWDHSMNSNNTELICEAGVCLKEFKKLLDGSTLGLWNWRAENITTALDDLRNMNSKFIHHFFCHIWNPKEEKIGPLLLGIFDCSLNSNYFIRISHDENQVIRDAPCHICGHYEIQDSGNTLRNLSPDLWRRAKTRNIRILICNLCDTIRWGNLFYMLRLRWASMDNALAGRRREKLMDYLNQFMSNSIDQKIESEQGSDGKTKVIKILEKNPAANSQASRQGLRCEFQLWCTLPQAPTCYLGRQYCLSSDSLPDSEESTTCTRPYHFKMELKSCLTTIDSSTIENTIIWLEETAFNITINQRRETVTTT